The Littorina saxatilis isolate snail1 linkage group LG13, US_GU_Lsax_2.0, whole genome shotgun sequence genome contains a region encoding:
- the LOC138945838 gene encoding kidney mitochondrial carrier protein 1-like, translating to MSTEGVIIRVDQELAEAAPPLDLSNNSSQPDPAVRVMNDWRPFVYGGLASITAECGTFPIDTTKTRLQIQGQKIDARFTDLKYRGMSHAFFRILREEGAVALYSGIAPALLRQATYGTIKIGAYHTLKRAVISNPEDETLAVNVICGITAGVVSSSIANPTDVLKVGNMSLFTAEENILSTLFPDDVQIAGKAL from the exons AGTCGACCAGGAACTTGCTGAAGCTGCTCCCCCACTCGATCTGTCTAACAATTCTTCTCAACCGGATCCAGCCGTGCGAGTAATGAACGATTGGCGTCCCTTTGTCTACGGAGGACTTGCTTCCATCACCGCTGAATGTG GAACCTTTCCCATAGACACCACCAAAACCCGCCTGCAAATTCAGGGGCAGAAGATAGATGCGCGCTTCACTGACTTGAAGTATCGGGGCATGTCCCATGCCTTCTTTCGGATTCTGCGTGAAGAAGGAGCTGTTGCTTTGTATTCTGG AATCGCCCCTGCTTTGCTTCGCCAGGCCACCTATGGCACCATCAAGATCGGCGCCTACCACACTTTGAAGCGAGCCGTTATTTCTAACCCCGAAG ATGAGACGCTGGCAGTCAACGTCATCTGCGGCATCACAGCGGGTGTGGTGTCCAGCTCCATCGCAAACCCCACCGACGTCCTCAAGGTAGGGAACATGTCCTTGTTTACTGCTGAAGAAAACATCCTATCCACT CTGTTCCCAGACGACGTTCAGATCGCTGGTAAAGCTTTGTAA